In Xanthomonas sp. SI, the following are encoded in one genomic region:
- the ftsW gene encoding putative lipid II flippase FtsW — protein sequence MNDPARQATRLEAIGGRYDPWLLGAVVALASLGVVMVGSSSIELTVSPFYYLTRHLLFLAGGIGLAIWTMRTELKNIEQYNQLLLLACFGLLIVVFVPGLGSSVNGARRWINLGISKFQTVEAVKVLYIVWLSSYLVRFRDEVNATWPAMLKPLGVAVALVGLLLMQPDFGSSTLLLAITAGMLVLGGVNLPRMSMPIVIGLPVFAFIAILEPYRLRRITSFLDPWADQLGSGYQLSNALMAVGRGELFGVGLGGSVQKLNYLPEAHTDFIFSVIAEELGFTGVCLIIALYALLVGRAFWLGMRCVEMKRHFSGYIAFGIGLWISLQSFVSVGVNLGILPTKGLTLPLISAGGSSVLMTCVAMGLLLRVSYELDRAERQVAKVRSDAAPVRQTVDSAEDLQAAREASASAVAAAIQAGTPARGTSRMQPRVEPTFGRLG from the coding sequence ATGAACGACCCCGCGCGCCAGGCAACCCGACTCGAGGCCATCGGCGGCCGCTACGACCCGTGGCTGCTCGGCGCCGTGGTGGCGCTGGCCTCGCTGGGCGTGGTGATGGTCGGTTCCAGCTCGATCGAGCTGACCGTCAGCCCGTTCTACTACCTGACCCGGCATCTGCTGTTCCTGGCCGGCGGCATCGGCCTGGCGATCTGGACGATGCGTACCGAGCTGAAGAACATCGAGCAGTACAACCAGCTGCTGCTGCTGGCCTGCTTCGGCCTGCTGATCGTGGTGTTCGTGCCCGGCCTGGGCAGCAGCGTCAACGGCGCGCGGCGCTGGATCAACCTGGGCATCTCCAAGTTCCAGACCGTGGAAGCGGTCAAGGTGCTGTACATCGTGTGGCTGTCCAGCTACCTGGTGCGCTTCCGCGACGAGGTCAACGCCACCTGGCCGGCGATGCTCAAGCCGCTGGGCGTGGCGGTGGCGCTGGTCGGCCTGCTGCTGATGCAGCCGGACTTCGGTTCCTCCACGCTGCTGCTGGCGATCACCGCCGGCATGCTGGTGCTGGGCGGGGTCAACCTGCCGCGCATGTCGATGCCGATCGTGATCGGCCTGCCGGTGTTCGCCTTCATCGCGATCCTGGAACCGTACCGCCTGCGCCGCATCACCTCGTTCCTGGACCCGTGGGCCGACCAGCTCGGCTCCGGCTACCAGCTGTCCAACGCGCTGATGGCGGTGGGCCGCGGCGAACTGTTCGGGGTCGGCCTGGGCGGCTCGGTGCAGAAGCTCAACTACCTGCCCGAAGCGCACACCGATTTCATCTTCTCGGTGATCGCCGAGGAGCTGGGCTTCACCGGCGTGTGCCTGATCATCGCGCTGTACGCGCTGCTGGTCGGGCGCGCGTTCTGGCTGGGCATGCGCTGCGTGGAAATGAAGCGCCACTTCTCCGGCTACATCGCCTTCGGCATCGGCCTGTGGATCAGCCTGCAGAGCTTCGTCTCGGTCGGCGTGAATCTGGGCATCCTGCCGACCAAGGGCCTGACGCTGCCGCTGATCTCCGCCGGCGGTTCCAGCGTACTGATGACCTGCGTGGCGATGGGCCTGCTGCTGCGCGTGTCCTACGAACTCGATCGCGCCGAACGTCAGGTGGCGAAGGTGCGCAGCGATGCGGCGCCGGTCAGGCAGACCGTGGACAGTGCCGAGGACCTGCAGGCCGCACGCGAGGCCAGCGCCAGCGCGGTGGCCGCGGCGATCCAGGCCGGCACCCCGGCGCGCGGCACCAGCCGCATGCAGCCGCGGGTCGAGCCGACCTTCGGGAGGCTGGGATGA